The Desulfuromonas sp. TF nucleotide sequence AATCATGGCGGCAACGACCATACCGATCGCGACGGCTTCTCCGTGCCGCACCTCGCCATAACCGCTGAGCGTTTCCACTGCGTGGCCAAAGGTATGGCCGTAATTGAGAATCGCCCTCAGGGAGCTTTCTTTTTCATCATTTTCTACAACATTCGCCTTGATTTGGCAAGATCTCTTTACCGCCTGTACCAGTGCATCGCATTCCAGGCTCTGCAAACCACCCCTGGCGGCCGACAACCAGTCGAAAAAGGAGCGATCGCGAATGATGCCGTATTTGACCACCTCGGCCATTCCGGCCGCAAACTCCCGCCGCGGCAAGGTCGAAAGAGTGTTCACATCGATATGGACATGCAGCGGCTGGTAAAAAGCGCCGATCAGATTCTTGCCGAGAGGGTGGTTGACTCCCGTCTTTCCGCCGACCGAGCTGTCGACCTGCGACAGGAGTGTGGTGGGAAACTGGGCATAAGGGATGCCGCGAAGGTAAGTCGCGGCGGCAAATCCGGTGATATCCCCGATGACCCCTCCCCCCAGTGCGACAAGCCCGGAGGAACGGTCGAGCCCCTTTTCGATCAGGCCGTCATAAATCGTCTTGAGGGTATCCAGATTCTTATGTTCTTCCCCGTCGGGGACCAGAATCACCGAGGCCTTTAAATTTGCCCCGTGCAGAACGTCGAGAAAATGTTGACCGTAAAGGGCATGGACAGTGGGATTGCTGATGACGGCGATAGTGCGGGGAAACCCCGCTTCTTCGAGGGCCTCCGCTGCCCGATCCAGAATGCCGTCACCTATCCAGATGGGATAGCTTCTCTCGCAAAGACCTACCGTCAGTTTTTCCAGCATTCAAGACCTTCCTATCGTTTCAAAATTGATGCCTTCGCAAAACTCAGAGGATGGCTAAGCAAAAATTTCGTCCTACAAGGCTTGGTGGTTTTTCAGGAGCGAAGGCATACATCAGGTATGTCGAGGTCCTGAAAAAACGCCGTAACGCCGTAGGGCGGATTTTCTGCAACGCCATCAAAATTCAGTGACGTGCCTTCGGTAGGCAACCACATTCTCCCTGACTTCCTCCATGGAGTCGCCGCCGAACTTCTCCAGCATGGCCCCCGCCATCTCGATAGCCACCACCGCCTCGGCCACGACGGCAGCCGCCGGAACGGCACAGATGTCGGAGCGCTCCACGGTGGCCTTGAAAGGTTCCTTGGTATTCATGTCGACGGTCTGCAGGGGAGTGTAGAGCGTGGGAATCGGCTTCATCGCTCCGCGGACGATGATCGGTTCACCATTGGTCATCCCCCCCTCGATTCCCCCGGCGCGATTGGTCCGGCGAAAGAACCCCCTCTCGTCATGACCGATTTCGTCATGCACCATCGATCCGGGAAGGCGGGCAGCCTCGAATCCGAGGCCGATCTCAACCCCCTTGAACGCCTGAATGCTCATGACCGCGCCCGCCAGCCTTCCATCGAGGCGCCTGTCCCAGTGCACATGGCTTCCCAGCCCCACCGGAGCACCCTGCACGATAACCTCCACGACTCCGCCCAGAGTATCCCCGGCTTCCTTGGCGCGGTCGATGGCGGCGATCATTTTTTTTTCCGCCCCCGGATCGAAGGTGCGACAGGGGGAACTTTCGCTGAGGGCGAATCGCCTCTCGTAATGCGCATNNNNNNNNNNCTGGGCCGCGACTCCTCCGATCTCTTTCACGT carries:
- the aroC gene encoding chorismate synthase; amino-acid sequence: AHYERRFALSESSPCRTFDPGAEKKMIAAIDRAKEAGDTLGGVVEVIVQGAPVGLGSHVHWDRRLDGRLAGAVMSIQAFKGVEIGLGFEAARLPGSMVHDEIGHDERGFFRRTNRAGGIEGGMTNGEPIIVRGAMKPIPTLYTPLQTVDMNTKEPFKATVERSDICAVPAAAVVAEAVVAIEMAGAMLEKFGGDSMEEVRENVVAYRRHVTEF
- the aroB gene encoding 3-dehydroquinate synthase; this encodes MLEKLTVGLCERSYPIWIGDGILDRAAEALEEAGFPRTIAVISNPTVHALYGQHFLDVLHGANLKASVILVPDGEEHKNLDTLKTIYDGLIEKGLDRSSGLVALGGGVIGDITGFAAATYLRGIPYAQFPTTLLSQVDSSVGGKTGVNHPLGKNLIGAFYQPLHVHIDVNTLSTLPRREFAAGMAEVVKYGIIRDRSFFDWLSAARGGLQSLECDALVQAVKRSCQIKANVVENDEKESSLRAILNYGHTFGHAVETLSGYGEVRHGEAVAIGMVVAAMISRELGLCSRDDVAVIRDLLASFNLPVNPPAFSLDAFLAAMGRDKKVKAGVLRLVLNRGIGDCLIREVADPEALFGAVLPSLSQK